The following coding sequences lie in one Streptomyces venezuelae genomic window:
- a CDS encoding SDR family NAD(P)-dependent oxidoreductase: MDISGARVLVVGATGVLGGLIACALAERGALPALAGRNPVRLAALARDLGGPPARCFEACDLDQCSALGPWAERALSGLDGVLVTVGAAAFGAVEDVSNAMAGHLLTVNALCPMAVLRGAAPVVADKGFLLAMTGGVPERARTDATVDVPLPMGQPERPDRPHPPAQADHIAGTADYTASKEALSGWLGVLAEELAPRAVTVLDIRSPHLDTGFTERSLTGQAPALPPGADALKAVHFLMDSIASA, encoded by the coding sequence ATGGACATCTCGGGTGCCCGCGTTCTCGTGGTCGGCGCCACCGGCGTTCTGGGCGGCCTCATCGCGTGCGCGCTGGCGGAGCGCGGCGCGCTGCCCGCGCTCGCCGGTCGCAACCCCGTGCGCCTGGCCGCTCTCGCGCGCGACCTCGGAGGCCCGCCCGCCCGGTGCTTCGAGGCGTGCGACCTGGACCAGTGCTCCGCGCTCGGGCCGTGGGCGGAGCGGGCGCTGTCTGGCCTCGACGGGGTGCTCGTGACGGTGGGGGCTGCCGCCTTCGGCGCGGTGGAGGACGTGTCGAACGCGATGGCGGGTCATCTGCTGACCGTCAACGCGCTGTGTCCCATGGCGGTGTTGAGGGGCGCGGCACCCGTGGTGGCGGACAAGGGGTTCCTGCTGGCGATGACGGGAGGGGTGCCGGAGCGGGCTCGTACGGACGCCACCGTCGACGTACCGCTGCCCATGGGACAGCCCGAGCGTCCCGACCGCCCGCACCCGCCCGCGCAGGCCGACCACATCGCGGGCACCGCGGACTACACCGCTTCCAAGGAGGCGCTGAGCGGCTGGCTGGGGGTGCTTGCCGAGGAGCTCGCACCGCGCGCCGTCACGGTCCTCGACATCCGCTCGCCGCATCTGGACACCGGGTTCACCGAGCGGTCCCTGACCGGGCAGGCGCCCGCCCTGCCGCCGGGGGCCGACGCGCTGAAGGCGGTGCACTTCCTGATGGACAGCATCGCCTCGGCCTGA
- a CDS encoding RNA polymerase sigma factor: MATVEFPFPHASQTPEEPSEPPAPGHPLSDDQLAAAYLRWGRLVHRLARRALGDGPDAEDVTQQVFLAAWRGRRGYRPGAGGLAGWLVGITRHKVADALAARARRAVLLAAVGARQEIPPVGGPGPEQVLDRVLVQRELALLPPPQQLVLRLAFYGDLSQSQISERTGLPLGTVKSHTRRGLRALREGLTSAGPSRPDGPEPVRGERIRSARSA, translated from the coding sequence ATGGCGACGGTAGAATTCCCCTTCCCTCATGCCTCGCAGACCCCCGAAGAACCGTCCGAACCCCCGGCCCCCGGACATCCGCTCAGTGACGATCAGCTCGCCGCGGCCTATCTCCGCTGGGGCCGCCTCGTCCACCGGCTCGCCAGGCGCGCCCTGGGCGACGGGCCCGACGCGGAGGACGTGACGCAGCAGGTGTTCCTCGCCGCGTGGCGCGGCCGACGCGGGTACCGGCCCGGCGCGGGCGGCCTGGCCGGCTGGCTGGTCGGCATCACACGGCACAAGGTCGCCGACGCGCTCGCGGCGCGGGCGCGGCGTGCCGTGCTCCTGGCCGCCGTGGGTGCCCGACAGGAGATACCGCCCGTCGGCGGGCCGGGGCCCGAGCAGGTGCTCGACCGGGTCCTCGTCCAGCGCGAGCTCGCGCTCCTGCCCCCGCCCCAGCAGCTGGTGCTGCGGTTGGCGTTCTACGGCGACCTGTCGCAGTCGCAGATCTCGGAGCGGACCGGTCTGCCGCTGGGCACGGTCAAGAGCCATACGCGGCGCGGACTGCGGGCGCTGCGCGAAGGGTTGACGTCGGCGGGTCCGTCGCGGCCCGATGGACCCGAGCCGGTCCGCGGCGAGCGCATCCGATCCGCACGGTCGGCGTGA
- a CDS encoding MerR family transcriptional regulator: protein MTAAPTSGTALTTGTVARRLGVAPTTLRSWERRYGIGPADRQQGRHRRWSSADVGRVEEMCRLTALGVPPAEAARAALQETPVELPRQRRRGDSAALSLGNVRQECRGLARAAVRLDAPAVETQLATTVGEYGYTTGWEEVMAPALHAIGRKWASSGERYVEVEHLLSWHVSSSLRLARNMRGTSASTPTGPVLLTCVPGEQHTLPLEALVAVLGERGVSTRMFGAALPAEALYEAVRRIGPSAVVLWAHSRNTADRALVRLITEAEWGVRGARTHPAVLVAGPGWSPGVGTYGPGVERLTGLRTAADRIESLFGG from the coding sequence ATGACAGCTGCACCGACGTCCGGCACCGCGCTGACCACAGGAACCGTCGCCCGCAGGCTGGGCGTCGCACCGACGACGCTCCGCTCCTGGGAGCGGCGCTACGGCATCGGCCCCGCCGACCGTCAGCAGGGCCGCCACCGCCGCTGGAGCTCCGCCGACGTGGGGCGCGTGGAAGAGATGTGCCGGCTGACCGCGCTGGGCGTACCGCCCGCCGAGGCCGCGCGCGCGGCGCTGCAGGAGACGCCCGTCGAGCTCCCGCGCCAGCGCCGCCGCGGCGACTCCGCCGCCCTCTCGCTCGGCAACGTACGCCAGGAGTGCCGGGGCCTCGCCAGGGCGGCGGTGCGGCTCGACGCCCCCGCCGTCGAGACCCAACTGGCCACCACCGTGGGGGAGTACGGCTACACCACGGGCTGGGAGGAGGTCATGGCACCCGCCCTGCACGCGATCGGACGCAAGTGGGCGTCGTCCGGCGAGCGGTACGTGGAGGTCGAGCACCTCCTCTCCTGGCACGTCTCCTCCTCCCTGCGGCTCGCCCGGAACATGCGCGGCACGTCGGCGTCGACGCCCACCGGGCCCGTACTGCTCACGTGCGTACCGGGGGAGCAGCACACCCTTCCGCTGGAGGCGCTCGTCGCCGTCCTCGGTGAACGGGGCGTGTCCACACGGATGTTCGGCGCCGCGCTGCCCGCCGAGGCGCTGTACGAGGCGGTCCGGCGCATTGGCCCCTCGGCGGTGGTTCTCTGGGCGCACTCCCGCAACACCGCGGACCGCGCGCTGGTACGTCTGATCACGGAGGCGGAGTGGGGCGTGCGGGGCGCCCGGACACACCCGGCCGTTCTGGTCGCGGGGCCCGGGTGGTCGCCGGGGGTGGGGACGTACGGACCCGGCGTGGAACGGCTGACGGGTCTACGGACGGCGGCGGATCGGATCGAGTCGCTTTTCGGGGGGTGA
- a CDS encoding gamma-glutamyltransferase family protein: MFTTRPTLQGTFGMVSSTHWLASQSAMAVLEDGGNAFDAAVAAGFVLHVVEPHLNGPAGEVPVILAPAGGEVRVLCGQGVAPAGATVEHYRSLGLDLVPGTGPLAAAVPGAFDAWMLLLRDHGTKSLADVLKYAIGYAEDGHAPVERVCETVETVRELFEREWPSSAEVYLPGGTPPRPGELFRNPALAATWRRLIAEAEAAAGGGGGASRVAEIEAARAVWRDGFIAEALVRQAGRPTLDTSGERHVGTLSADDLRGWEASYEAPVTYDWNGWTLCKAGLWSQGPAFLQQFALLPASVAELPEYGSAEYVHLLVEGCKLAMADREAWYGDAGAAPGAADGVTVGELLSAEYNAERRRLVGEKASRDLRPGAPGGREPRLSAHALAVAAGDTPGADAWGGTAMAGAGEPTVAGDGGTRGDTCHIDIVDRWGNMLSATPSGGWLQSNPVVPELGFPLGTRLQMTWLEEGLPNSLTPGRRPRTTLSPSMALKDGVPVLAFGTPGGDQQDQWQVHFFLGVVMRDAVRGGLDLQGAIDAVNWHTEAFPGSFHPREMRAGSLTVESRMPPEVVEELRRRGHVVVVGGAWSEGRLCAVAREPGSGVLSAGANARGMQGYAVGR; the protein is encoded by the coding sequence ATGTTCACGACGCGTCCCACCCTCCAGGGCACCTTCGGCATGGTGTCGTCCACGCACTGGCTCGCCTCGCAGTCCGCGATGGCCGTCCTGGAGGACGGGGGCAACGCGTTCGACGCCGCCGTCGCCGCCGGGTTCGTCCTGCATGTGGTCGAGCCGCATCTCAACGGGCCCGCGGGCGAGGTGCCGGTCATCCTCGCGCCCGCCGGGGGCGAGGTGCGTGTCCTGTGCGGCCAGGGCGTCGCGCCCGCCGGTGCGACCGTGGAGCACTACCGGTCGCTCGGTCTCGACCTGGTACCCGGCACCGGGCCGCTCGCCGCGGCCGTGCCGGGCGCCTTCGACGCGTGGATGCTGCTCCTGCGGGACCACGGCACGAAGTCCCTCGCGGACGTCCTGAAGTACGCGATCGGGTACGCGGAGGACGGGCACGCGCCCGTGGAGCGTGTCTGCGAGACCGTGGAGACGGTGCGGGAACTCTTCGAACGGGAGTGGCCGTCCTCGGCCGAGGTCTATCTGCCCGGCGGCACGCCCCCGCGGCCGGGCGAGCTCTTCCGCAATCCCGCGCTCGCCGCGACGTGGCGGCGGTTGATAGCGGAGGCGGAGGCAGCGGCCGGTGGCGGGGGTGGTGCGTCGCGTGTGGCGGAGATCGAGGCCGCGCGGGCCGTGTGGCGTGACGGATTCATCGCCGAGGCGCTCGTACGGCAGGCCGGGCGGCCGACCCTGGACACGAGCGGCGAGCGGCACGTGGGCACGCTCTCGGCGGATGACCTGCGCGGGTGGGAGGCGTCGTACGAGGCGCCCGTCACGTACGACTGGAACGGCTGGACCCTGTGCAAGGCGGGTCTGTGGAGCCAGGGGCCCGCGTTCCTGCAGCAGTTCGCGCTGCTGCCGGCGAGCGTGGCGGAGCTTCCGGAGTACGGATCCGCCGAGTACGTCCACCTCCTGGTCGAGGGCTGCAAGCTGGCCATGGCGGATCGGGAGGCCTGGTACGGGGACGCGGGGGCGGCTCCCGGTGCGGCGGATGGCGTGACCGTGGGTGAGCTGCTGTCCGCGGAGTACAACGCGGAGCGGCGACGGCTCGTCGGGGAGAAGGCGTCGCGCGACCTGCGGCCCGGCGCGCCCGGCGGGCGCGAGCCGCGGCTCTCCGCGCACGCGCTCGCGGTGGCGGCGGGGGACACGCCGGGGGCGGACGCGTGGGGCGGTACGGCGATGGCGGGGGCGGGGGAGCCGACCGTGGCCGGGGACGGGGGGACCCGCGGCGACACGTGTCACATCGACATCGTCGACCGCTGGGGGAACATGCTGAGCGCGACGCCGAGTGGTGGCTGGCTGCAGTCCAATCCCGTCGTGCCCGAACTCGGCTTTCCGCTCGGTACGCGGCTCCAGATGACGTGGCTGGAGGAGGGTCTCCCTAATTCCCTCACGCCGGGCAGGCGCCCGCGCACGACGCTGTCCCCGTCGATGGCGCTCAAGGACGGGGTGCCTGTGCTGGCCTTCGGTACGCCCGGGGGAGACCAGCAGGACCAGTGGCAGGTCCACTTCTTCCTGGGGGTGGTCATGCGGGACGCGGTGCGCGGCGGGCTCGACCTGCAGGGTGCGATCGACGCTGTCAATTGGCACACGGAGGCGTTCCCCGGCTCGTTCCACCCCCGCGAGATGCGGGCGGGCAGCCTGACGGTGGAGTCCCGCATGCCGCCTGAGGTGGTCGAGGAGCTGCGCCGCAGGGGGCACGTGGTGGTGGTCGGGGGTGCGTGGTCGGAGGGGCGGTTGTGCGCGGTGGCGCGGGAGCCGGGGTCCGGGGTGTTGTCGGCGGGGGCGAACGCGCGAGGGATGCAGGGGTATGCGGTGGGGCGGTGA
- a CDS encoding inositol monophosphatase family protein — translation MIEEFLTHGVRDVEEALRKAAAAEVTPRFRQLAEGDIVEKSGPHDMVTVADRRAEEQLTVDLAALLPGSVVVGEEAVHADPSRYEAIRGDAPVWIVDPVDGTRQFVNGNPGFCMLVALAVGGEVQASWTYAPMLDEMAVAVRGRGAWLNGQRLVAGAPAPGADLDVATSHPDFTTEEQKQALLGLVTDGVRPRPCGSAGLEYLAIARGELDAIAFSWELAWDHAAGLLLVAEAGGADLTLTGEPFRIGGGNALPFTAARDAATARRIAALLAAGV, via the coding sequence ATGATCGAAGAGTTTTTGACGCACGGCGTACGCGACGTGGAGGAAGCCCTCCGGAAGGCCGCCGCCGCGGAGGTCACCCCCCGCTTCCGGCAGCTCGCCGAGGGCGACATCGTGGAGAAGAGCGGCCCGCACGACATGGTGACGGTCGCCGACCGCCGCGCGGAGGAGCAGCTGACCGTCGACCTCGCCGCCCTGCTCCCCGGCTCGGTGGTCGTCGGTGAGGAAGCGGTGCATGCGGATCCCTCGCGGTACGAGGCGATACGGGGAGACGCGCCCGTCTGGATCGTCGACCCCGTGGACGGAACCCGGCAGTTCGTGAACGGGAACCCGGGGTTCTGCATGCTCGTCGCCCTCGCGGTGGGCGGCGAGGTCCAGGCCTCGTGGACGTACGCGCCGATGCTGGACGAGATGGCCGTCGCGGTCCGCGGCCGGGGCGCGTGGCTGAACGGACAGCGGCTGGTGGCGGGCGCACCCGCACCCGGCGCCGACCTGGACGTGGCGACCTCGCACCCGGACTTCACCACGGAGGAGCAGAAGCAGGCCCTGCTGGGGCTCGTGACCGACGGCGTGCGGCCGAGGCCCTGCGGATCGGCGGGCTTGGAGTATCTCGCCATCGCCCGCGGGGAGTTGGACGCCATCGCGTTCTCGTGGGAGCTCGCCTGGGACCACGCCGCGGGGCTGCTGCTCGTCGCGGAGGCCGGCGGCGCCGACCTGACGCTCACGGGGGAGCCGTTCCGGATAGGCGGGGGCAACGCCCTGCCGTTCACCGCGGCCCGCGACGCCGCCACGGCCCGCCGGATCGCAGCGCTCCTCGCGGCCGGCGTCTGA
- a CDS encoding phytoene desaturase family protein: MLDAVVVGAGPNGLTAAVELARRGFSVAVFEARSTVGGGARTQELTLPGFRHDPCSAAHPLGINSPAFRGMPLDRYGLEWLQPPLPMAHPFPDGTAAVLSRSVAETAASFGPRDAGAYRRLIEPFLPKWDTLLQDFMSLPMSSLPRDPVTLARFGLAGLPPSTWLMRRFRDDRARALFAGLVAHVIAPLDGIVTGGVGMVFALAAHARGWPLARGGSQSISDALAAYLKDLGGSVHTDYEVKRLDDLPPARAYVFDTSPTALARIAGLGRAYEGYRYGASVFKIDYALDGPVPWTAEEPQTAGTVQIGPGSKDIGAALRAASREGRAPDAPFLITVQPSVVDPSRAPAGKHVFWAYGHVPNGWRGDLTDAIERQLERFAPGFRDRVLARATAGPPELAAHNANYVGGDIACGAASGLQLLLRPKLSLFPYATPHPAVFICSSATPPGPGVHGMSGHNAAKAVWRMLRSSP, encoded by the coding sequence ATGCTTGACGCCGTCGTCGTGGGGGCGGGACCGAACGGGCTGACCGCTGCCGTGGAGCTGGCCCGCCGCGGCTTCTCCGTGGCCGTCTTCGAGGCCAGGAGCACCGTCGGGGGCGGCGCGCGCACGCAGGAGCTGACGCTCCCCGGATTCCGGCACGACCCCTGCTCCGCCGCCCACCCCCTGGGCATCAACTCCCCGGCGTTCCGCGGCATGCCCCTGGACCGGTACGGACTGGAGTGGCTCCAGCCCCCGCTCCCCATGGCCCACCCCTTCCCGGACGGCACCGCCGCCGTCCTGTCCCGCTCCGTCGCCGAGACCGCCGCCTCCTTCGGGCCGCGCGACGCGGGGGCGTACCGCAGGCTGATCGAGCCCTTCCTGCCCAAGTGGGACACGCTCCTCCAGGACTTCATGTCCCTGCCGATGAGCTCGCTGCCGCGCGACCCCGTGACCCTCGCCCGCTTCGGACTCGCCGGACTGCCGCCGTCGACGTGGCTGATGCGGCGCTTCCGCGACGACCGGGCCCGCGCGCTGTTCGCGGGGCTCGTCGCGCACGTCATCGCGCCGCTCGACGGCATCGTCACGGGCGGCGTCGGCATGGTCTTCGCGCTGGCCGCGCACGCCCGCGGCTGGCCCCTGGCGCGCGGCGGCTCGCAGTCGATCTCCGACGCGCTCGCCGCGTACCTGAAGGACCTCGGCGGCTCCGTCCACACGGACTACGAAGTGAAGCGGCTCGACGACCTGCCGCCCGCCCGCGCCTACGTCTTCGACACCTCGCCGACCGCCCTCGCCAGGATCGCGGGGCTCGGCCGCGCGTACGAGGGGTACCGGTACGGCGCGAGCGTCTTCAAGATCGACTACGCGCTCGACGGGCCCGTCCCCTGGACCGCGGAGGAGCCGCAGACCGCGGGAACCGTGCAGATCGGTCCCGGCAGCAAGGACATCGGCGCCGCGCTGCGCGCCGCCTCGCGCGAGGGGCGGGCGCCGGACGCGCCGTTCCTGATCACCGTGCAGCCCAGCGTCGTCGACCCCTCCCGCGCCCCGGCGGGCAAGCACGTCTTCTGGGCCTACGGGCACGTGCCCAACGGCTGGCGGGGCGACCTGACCGACGCCATCGAGCGGCAGCTGGAGCGCTTCGCCCCCGGCTTCCGCGACCGCGTCCTCGCCCGCGCCACGGCCGGCCCGCCCGAACTCGCCGCGCACAACGCGAACTACGTGGGCGGTGACATCGCCTGCGGCGCCGCGAGCGGACTGCAGCTGCTGCTGCGCCCCAAGCTCTCCCTCTTCCCGTACGCGACACCGCATCCCGCGGTCTTCATCTGTTCGTCCGCGACGCCTCCGGGACCCGGTGTGCACGGCATGTCCGGGCACAACGCCGCGAAGGCCGTGTGGCGCATGCTCAGGAGCAGCCCGTGA
- a CDS encoding O-acetyl-ADP-ribose deacetylase, producing MTVPITLIQGDITAQHADAIVNAANSSLLGGGGVDGAIHRRGGPDILADCRRLRASHYGKGLPTGRAVATTAGRLDARHVIHTVGPVWSATEDRSELLASCHRESLRVAAELGARTVAFPAISTGVYRWPLADAARIAVATVRETADPERFDEVRFVLFGQEAYDAFAAAVER from the coding sequence GTGACCGTGCCCATCACGCTGATCCAGGGCGACATCACCGCGCAGCACGCCGACGCCATCGTCAACGCGGCGAACTCGTCGCTGCTCGGCGGCGGCGGGGTCGACGGCGCCATCCACCGGCGCGGCGGGCCCGACATCCTCGCCGACTGCCGCCGCCTGCGCGCCTCCCACTACGGCAAGGGGCTGCCCACCGGCCGCGCCGTCGCGACCACGGCGGGGCGGCTCGACGCGCGGCACGTGATCCACACCGTCGGTCCGGTCTGGTCCGCCACGGAGGACCGCTCCGAGCTCCTGGCGTCCTGCCACCGCGAGTCGCTGCGGGTCGCCGCCGAGCTCGGGGCGCGTACGGTCGCGTTCCCCGCGATCTCCACGGGCGTCTACCGCTGGCCGCTCGCGGACGCGGCGCGCATCGCCGTCGCGACGGTACGGGAGACGGCAGATCCGGAACGCTTCGACGAGGTGCGGTTCGTGCTGTTCGGGCAGGAGGCGTACGACGCGTTCGCGGCGGCCGTGGAGCGGTAG
- a CDS encoding AlkA N-terminal domain-containing protein yields the protein MHTDTERCVRAVQSKDARFDGWFFTAVVTTRIYCRPSCPVVPPKPENMTFYPSAAACQQAGFRACKRCRPDSSPGSPEWNQRADLVARAMRLIGDGVVDRDGVPGLATRLGYSTRQVERHLRAELGAGPLALARAQRAQTARLLIETTTLPMAEIAFAAGFASIRTFNDTVREVFALSPGELRARVPKRLPAAADGDVRGSTVSGTPGPAGGTLALRLPFRAPLHPDNLFGHLIATAVPGVEEWRDGAYRRTLSLPYGHGIVALTPHPDHIACRLSLTDLRDLTIAISRCRRMLDLDADPAAVDGQLRDDPLLAPLVDKAPGRRVPRTVDEAEFAVRAVLGQQVSTAAARTHAARLVTAHGRPVEDPDGGLTHLFPTPDELAALDPETLALPRSRRTTLTTLVEHLADGSLRLGPESDWDEARARLTELPGFGPWTVEVIAMRALGDPDAFLPSDLGIRRAAQELGLPHTPAALTARAAAWRPWRAYAVQYLWATDAHPINFIPA from the coding sequence ATGCACACCGACACAGAGCGCTGTGTACGCGCCGTTCAGTCGAAGGACGCCCGATTCGACGGCTGGTTCTTCACGGCCGTCGTCACCACGCGGATCTACTGCCGTCCCAGCTGCCCTGTCGTGCCGCCCAAGCCCGAGAACATGACGTTCTACCCGAGCGCCGCGGCCTGCCAGCAGGCCGGCTTCCGCGCCTGCAAGCGGTGCCGGCCGGACAGCAGCCCCGGCTCTCCCGAGTGGAACCAGCGGGCCGACCTCGTCGCCCGCGCGATGCGTCTGATCGGTGACGGCGTCGTCGACCGCGACGGTGTCCCCGGCCTCGCGACCCGCCTCGGCTACAGCACCCGGCAGGTCGAACGCCACCTGCGCGCCGAACTCGGCGCGGGCCCCCTCGCCCTGGCCCGGGCCCAACGCGCCCAGACGGCCCGCCTCCTCATCGAGACGACCACCCTGCCCATGGCGGAGATCGCCTTCGCGGCGGGCTTCGCCTCGATCCGCACGTTTAACGACACGGTCCGCGAGGTCTTCGCGCTCTCCCCAGGCGAGCTGCGAGCGCGTGTGCCGAAACGCCTGCCCGCCGCCGCGGACGGCGACGTCCGCGGCAGTACCGTGTCTGGCACGCCCGGCCCCGCGGGCGGCACCCTCGCCCTGCGCCTGCCGTTCCGCGCGCCGCTCCATCCCGACAACCTCTTCGGGCACCTCATCGCCACCGCCGTGCCCGGCGTCGAGGAGTGGCGGGACGGGGCGTACCGCAGGACGCTCAGCCTTCCCTACGGGCACGGCATCGTCGCGCTCACCCCGCACCCCGACCACATCGCCTGCCGGCTCTCCCTCACCGATCTGCGCGATCTCACCATCGCCATCAGCCGGTGCCGCCGCATGCTCGACCTGGACGCCGATCCGGCCGCCGTAGACGGCCAGTTGAGGGACGACCCGCTGCTCGCGCCGCTCGTCGACAAGGCTCCGGGGCGGCGTGTGCCGCGTACCGTCGACGAGGCCGAGTTCGCCGTACGGGCCGTCCTGGGCCAGCAGGTCTCCACCGCGGCCGCCCGTACCCACGCCGCCCGCCTCGTCACCGCGCACGGGCGCCCCGTCGAGGACCCCGACGGCGGGCTCACGCACCTCTTCCCCACCCCGGACGAGCTCGCCGCGCTCGACCCCGAGACCCTCGCCCTGCCCCGCAGCCGCCGCACCACCCTCACGACACTGGTCGAGCACCTCGCCGACGGCAGTCTCCGCCTCGGCCCGGAGAGCGACTGGGACGAAGCCCGCGCCCGTCTCACCGAGCTCCCCGGCTTCGGCCCCTGGACCGTCGAGGTCATCGCGATGCGCGCGCTCGGCGACCCGGACGCGTTCCTCCCCTCCGACCTCGGCATCCGGCGTGCCGCACAGGAGTTGGGGCTCCCGCACACCCCCGCCGCCCTCACCGCGCGCGCCGCCGCGTGGCGGCCCTGGCGGGCGTACGCGGTGCAGTACCTGTGGGCCACCGACGCCCACCCGATCAACTTCATCCCCGCGTGA
- a CDS encoding methylated-DNA--[protein]-cysteine S-methyltransferase, protein MERLHTLIDSPYGPLTLVATDGVLSGLYMTEQRHRPADETFGDRDPAPFGAAIGQLEAYFAGELTEFDVPLRLDGTPFQRLVWDELRRIPYGETRTYGELAEALGKPSASRAVGLANGKNPIGVIVPCHRVIGANGSLTGYGGGLDRKQRLLTFERGAGRTPENALF, encoded by the coding sequence ATGGAACGCCTGCACACCCTCATCGACAGCCCCTACGGGCCCCTCACCCTCGTCGCCACCGACGGCGTCCTCAGCGGTCTCTACATGACCGAGCAACGGCACCGCCCGGCCGATGAGACCTTCGGCGACCGCGACCCGGCGCCCTTCGGCGCGGCGATCGGCCAGCTTGAGGCCTACTTCGCCGGGGAGCTGACGGAGTTCGACGTGCCGCTGCGCCTCGACGGCACGCCGTTCCAGCGGCTGGTCTGGGACGAGCTGCGCCGCATCCCGTACGGCGAGACCCGCACGTACGGCGAACTCGCCGAAGCCCTCGGCAAGCCGAGCGCCTCCCGCGCGGTCGGCCTCGCCAACGGCAAGAACCCCATCGGCGTCATCGTGCCCTGCCACCGCGTCATCGGCGCCAACGGCAGCCTCACCGGCTACGGCGGCGGCCTCGACCGCAAGCAGCGGCTCCTGACCTTCGAGCGAGGGGCGGGCAGGACGCCCGAGAACGCGCTGTTCTGA
- a CDS encoding NUDIX domain-containing protein — protein MTIQDYTTYIAGLPRVLVGAAALFRDAEGRVLLVEPNYREGWALPGGTVESDTGETPRQGARRETVEEIGLDVGLGPLLAVDWVPPGPLRPRPPLVAYLYDGGVLGAKQLESITLQEEELLSWRLVAPQELAEYLPSELGRRVAAALDVLAHGNGPAELEDGHRVG, from the coding sequence GTGACCATCCAGGACTACACCACGTACATCGCCGGGCTCCCCCGCGTCCTCGTCGGGGCCGCCGCGCTCTTCCGGGACGCCGAGGGCCGGGTCCTGCTCGTCGAGCCCAACTACCGCGAGGGGTGGGCGCTGCCGGGCGGGACCGTGGAGTCGGACACGGGCGAGACGCCCCGGCAGGGGGCGCGCAGGGAGACCGTCGAGGAGATCGGGCTCGACGTCGGACTCGGCCCGCTGCTCGCGGTGGACTGGGTGCCGCCGGGCCCCCTGCGACCGCGGCCCCCGCTGGTGGCGTACCTGTACGACGGCGGGGTGCTCGGCGCCAAGCAGCTGGAGTCGATCACGCTGCAGGAGGAGGAACTCCTGTCCTGGCGGCTCGTGGCTCCGCAGGAGCTCGCGGAGTACCTGCCGAGCGAGCTGGGGCGCCGGGTGGCGGCCGCGCTGGACGTACTGGCGCACGGAAACGGCCCCGCGGAGCTGGAGGACGGCCACCGGGTCGGCTGA